The genomic interval GACGTGCGCGTGGTGGCGGCGACCAATCGCGACCTGGAGAAGGACGTCGCCGAGGGGCGCTTCCGCGAGGACCTGTTCTACCGGCTCAATGTCATCGAGGTGAAGCTGCCCGCCTTGCGCGAGCGGCCGGAGGATTTGCTGCCGCTGGCGAGGCGCTTCGTGACGTTCTTCGCGAAGACGGCCCAGCGGCCGGCGACGCCGGAGTTGTCGCCCGCGACGGAGCGGATGCTGCTGGCATATCCCTGGCCAGGCAACGTGCGTGAGATGCGCAACGCCGTGGAGCGGGCGCTCATCGTGTGGCCCGCCGGAGTGTTGGAACCGCAAGCGTTTCCGGAGCGAATCGCGGCGGCGGCGGGCTCGGTGGTGACGCTGGGCGGGCCCCACACGCTGGAGGAGGTGGAGCGCGAGCATACCCTGCGCGTCATGGCCTCCGCGCCCACCCTGGATGAAGCCGCGAAGGTGCTGGGCATCGACGCGTCCACCTTGTGGCGCAAGCGAAAGAAATACGAATCCGGGAGCTGAGCGTCGCGGGAGACACGCACGCTTCGGCTCCAGAATCACACACGCTGGACGCCCCTCGGCAATCTGGAACGGTTCCTCGCGTTTGGTATGTCTGGAGGACAGGAACGTTCTTCGTGGTTGGGGGTGTCCGCCTATGCCGCCGTGCCCACAGGAATCGACCCTGACGGAATTTCTCTCCGGCCTATTGGTTGGAGAGCAGCGAGCCCAAGTCCTGTCACATGTCGAGACTTGCGCTGACTGTCGATGGGTCCTGGCCGCGGGCGTGGAGAGCGCGACGCAAGTCACGGGCTCCGGGCCTGGCCTGAGGGAGTCCCCCTTCCAATCCCTGGCGCCCGGCGCCCGCATCTCCCGCTACGTCGTGCGAGAGAAGCTGGGGTCTGGCGCCATGGGGGTGGTGTACGCGGCGGATGACCCGGAGTTGGGACGCCGGGTCGCGCTCAAGATGCTGCGTCCGGAGGGAGGCCACCGGGTCCGGTTGCAGCAGCGGTTGTTGCGAGAGGCGCAGGCGCTCGCCCGGCTCTCCCATCCCAACGTCGTCACCCTCTATGACGTGGGCACCCACGGCGACGCCATCTTCCTGGCGATGGAGCTCATCGAGGGCATCACCCTGGCGGAGTGGATTCGGCAACGGCATCCCTGGGAGGAGGTCCTCCGGGTCTTCCTCGATGCGGGCAAGGGGTTGGAGGCCGCGCACTCCGCGGGCCTGGTGCACCGGGACTTCAAGCCCGCCAACGTCTTGATGGGGAACGACGGACGCGTCTTCGTGACGGACTTCGGCATTGCCCGGACGCTCCATCAGGAGGACGACTTCGCGCATGAGAGCCCCGTCGTCGAGGGGCTTCGGCCCACGGACCCGCTCACGCACACGGGACAGATTCTCGGCACGCCCGCATATCTGGCGCCGGAGCTGGTCCAGGGCCAACGCGGGGACTCCCGCTCCGACGAGTTCAGCTACTGCGTCGCCCTCCATGAGGCGCTCTTCGGCGAGCGCCCCTTCCAGGGGAGCTCGATGCTGGAGCTGGCCGAGGCCGCCCGGCAAGGAAGGATGACCGCGCCGAAGGAGCGGGGAGAGGTTCCGCCGCACGTCCTGAGCGCCCTCCGCCGAGGGCTCAGCGCCAGACCCGAGGACCGCTTCCCGACCATGCGGGCATTGCTCGCGGCCCTCGCACCGCGCCCGCGCCGCAAGCATGCGCGGCTGCTCGCCATGCTGTCCGTGGCTGGAGTGGTGGGCGCGCTCGCGACCTATGGGATGACCGAGCATCGGCGCAAGGAGACCTGCGCACGCGAGGCGGAGAAGTCCCTGGTCGCGTGGGGACCCGAGCGGCGGGAGCAGGTGCGTGAGGCCTTCATGGCCACGGGCGCGAGCTCCGCGTCCCGCGCCTGGACGGAGTTCGCCATGAGCCTGGATGCCTATACCGCGCAATGGCGAGCGCTGCGCACGGAGGCCTGCGTGGCCGCGACGGGGGAGCAAGAGCCGATGGCGCGGCAGACCTCCGCGTGCCTGGACGCGCGGCTCTGGCAGCTCGCCGCCACCACGGAGATGCTACGGAAGGCGGACGCCCAGACCGTGCAGAGCGTCCGCCAGTATACCTCCACGCTCGAGGGGCTCAGTGCCTGCCGCTATACCCCTGGGGTCTCTGGCCGCCCGCAGCCGCCGGATGGCCTTCGCCCGCGGGTCGATGCGGTGCGAAACAAGCTGGCGCAGGTCCGGGTCCATCATCTGGCGCATCGGCTCAAGGAGGGCCTCGCGCTGTCGTCGACGCTCGTCGAGGAGCAGCAGTCCATTGGCTACAAACCGCTCGAAGCGGAGGTCCGCTTCGCGCACGCGCGCCTGCTCACCTTCCTGGGCCAGGAGAAGGAGGCAGTGACGTTCCTCTACCAGGCCCTGTGGGCCGCGGAGTCCTCACGCGACGATGAGACGGCGGCGCGGGCCTGGGTGGAGCTCATCGATGTGGAGGGAGACAAGATGCTCTCCCGTCCCGACGAGGTGGAGAAGCTCGTCCAGCACGCACGTGCGGCGGTCGGACGGCTGGGACGTGAGCGCTTCCCGGACATCACGACGGACCTGCACACCCGCCTGGCGGTGCTGCGTCGGGTTCAAAGCCAGTTCGCCGAGGCCGAGCGGGAGGCCCTCCAGGGGCTGGAGTTCTCGCGCAGGTACAACGGCCCGGACAGTCTCCGGACCCCCAATCTGATGAACGACCTGGGGCAGATCTACTCCGCCCAGGGCCGCTACGAAGAAGCCCTGAAGTACCACCAACAATCGCTGGAGCTGCGCGAGCGGCTGCTGGGCTCCGACAACCCGGCGCTCGCGACCTCCTACAACCGGATTGCAGGTGTGACGATGGGGACGGGCCAGCGGGCCGTGGCGCGCCAGGCGTTGAGCAAGGCCCTGGCCCTCCAGGAGTCCTCCTCCGCCCCGGAGACCAGCACCCTGGCGACGACGTTGCTGAACCTGGGCCTCCTCTCGCGGGTCGAGGGCCGGACCGAGGACGCTCGGCGCCAATATGAGCGGGCCCAGAGCATCCTCGAGCGCATCCGGGGGCCCGACAACATCGGCGTGGTCTACATCCTCACGGAGAAGGCCCTCCTCGCCCATGAGCAGGGCCAGGCGGACCAGGCCCTCGAACTGGCCTCCGAGGCCGTGAAGCGCATCGAGAGGGGACAGGGCAAGGACACCCCGGACGCGGTCCCACCGCGGGTCGTCCAGGGCCTCGTTCACCTGAAGGCGCATCGCTACCCAGAGGCCGGTCGCGAACTGAGGGATGCCCTGGCGCTCGAGGAGAAGGGACACGGCCCCGAGGGGAAACGGATGGGGTTCGTGCTGCTGCCGCTGGCCCGGTTGGCGCTGGAGGCTCGGTCGCATGAGGAGGCGCGGACGTATTGCGAGCGGGCACGAGGCATCGCGGAGAAGACCCAGGGCAAGGAGTCTCCGGAAGCGGCGGACGCCCTCTCCTGCCTGGGCGAGGTGCACCTCGCGATGGGGGCGGCGTCGGAGGCGCTCCCGCTGCTCGAGCGCGCGCGGAGTCTCCAGTTGAAATGGGGTGAGCCCAAGGACCCCAAGGACGCGGGCAGGACCGCCTTCCTGTTGGCCCGGGCGTATCTGGAGACGAGCACCTCGCCGGACCGGGCGAAGGCGTTGGCGATGGCCGATGAGGCGCGGGGCCAGTTGGCCTCCGTGGGCATCCGGGGGCGGGAGGAGCTCCAGGAGGTCGAGGCCTGGCGCAAGCGTGAGGCGGCGCCATGACGGAGGTCTCGTTCGGGGATGGCGCGACGGGTGGCCGATGCCCGCAAGCTCTTGACCAACCCCGGACCCAGTAGACCAGACCGCCCCCCTCTCCTCGCGGACACCTGACCTGGCCCTGGAGAGGGAACGACTTCGACGCCGTCCCAAGATTGTTGGCGAAAAGACGGAGGGATAGGCCCGCACAGAGGCGGAGGTAGGTCAGGACTCGTCGTCGGGAAGGAGGGTCCGGAGAAGCTCATCGTCCGGGCCGAGGGGGCGCCAGCCCGCGGGTGGCGGATAGGCACGAAGCGCCGCCCTGGCCTGTCTCACGCGCTCCTCATGCGTCACTGGGGTGTAGCCACTCCAACGGGCGAGCACCTGGGCAATATCGAATCGGTTGGTGTCATCCACGATGGACGGCCATCCGTTGGGGAACTGCGCGTGCAGTTCGCGCACGAATTGCCCTCGCACCAAACGGGTCAGCCGTTTGCTCCGCTCCGCCTCTGCCACCAGACCACTGAAGACCTGGACCCCAGCGACATCGTCCTTGCCCAGCACTTCGGCCAGCTCAACCAACGAAGCCGTCGGACGAGATTCCGCGAAGGCGGTGAGGGAGTCGTAACCCAACTCACGGACCCGCTCATACAGGCGGGCCTTCCAGTTCCCCTCCCATGAACGTCCGTCGGTCATCGACTCCGCCCCATCGTGAACCTCATTGGGATGTCGTACTCCTTCAGGTAGCCCGCGACGAGCTTCATGATCTCGCTCCGCGTCAGCACCCTGCCCGTTTCGGCTTCTGCATCGCGTAAGACCTTCATGATCATCCGGTTCCACTCACCAGGCCACATCCGTCCCAGCTTCCAGTTTCCCCCACCGTGAATCGCCTCGTGTTGGGACTGCTCCAGCCTCACGCAGAACTGGTCGATGTCCATGTCTCCCTTGAAGCCGCGCTGCTCGAACCACTCGCGATGCTCCTTGGGCAAGACATGGTGCTTCGGAGCGTCGGACATGCCCGCCCCCGCTCTTCCCGTCACCCGCATGCCGCGCACCTCGGGGCTGTCCCCCAACGCTTCACGCACGCCCTCCGGCAAATCCTGATGCGCCTGCGCCATCAGTACTTGCCCACCGTGAATCCGGACGGCGGCGCTGACGGCCGGAAGTGAGATGACGCCCGCCTGCACGAGCCTCCGCATCATCTCCACCCATTCCGCGGAGACGACGATTCGCGAGCCCACCATCACCCCGCCTGAGCTCATCACGAGGCCCACACCCAGCGTCGCGGGGCCCGCTGGAGGCAGTCGCGGAAGCGACATCTTCAGCGTGGAAATCATCGTGAGCATCTCCAACACCTGCGCCGCCGCGATGACCTTCTCACCGAACTTCATGGTGGAGCGGGTCTCCGCATGAAGTGTGGCGAACTCCCGACTCAACCGGCCCATCAACTCGGGCATGGAGACTGCCGCCGCCTCGACCCGTTCCGGGTCCAGTGAAGCGAGGTCCTTCAACGTGGGCTCCATCAAGCCCTGGACCCGATGCAGGTCCACGAACAACTTCTCCACACTGCACATGGGGCAGTGCCGAAGCACCGCGTCCGCGAGTTGGAGGAAGTCCACCCAGGTCGCCAACAACAACGTCCCGAACATCGCGGCTTGAAGCTTGGGCCCGGTCATCTGGAGGAGGGCCGACTCCATGTCCCCATCACCTACCTCGGAAGCCACATCCGTCAGCACGGTGGCGCTCCCGAGCGCCCCATGGAGCCACGTCAATTGAGTGGAACCCTGTTCGACGTAGCGAGTGAACACCCCACCGAGCCCCCATCCTCCAAGAGCTGGAGCACGTTCCGCCAACGCAGTGAACACCCCTTCAACGCCATCCATCGACACCGTCACCCCACCGATGGCATCGACGACCGCCTGCCGCGCCGGCACAGGACTCGGCACACCCCCGCCGACCGCGGCAGACGAAGTCCCAGGCCCCCCATGCGCTGCATTCCGACCGCCCCCTAAATGACGCCAGAACCGCTGTCGAACCTCGGGCCCCGCGATGGCATGCGCACGCTCGTCGCGCGGCGACTCTTCCCTCTCGGAGAACGTCGCCACGCGAGGCACATAGCCCAGCGTTGCACCACGCTCGACGGTACGTGGCACCGACGCGCATCCCGTAGTCAGCAGCAACACGGCCGCAACCAGGATCTCAGCGCGCATTGTCCACCCCCAGGCCCACGGAGGCGAAGACACGCGGTCGCAGCAGCCCCCCTTCCTCCGTGGGAAACAACAAGGTGCCGCCCGTCCCCATCACATAGAGCTTCCCACCCAGGAACCTCCAACGGACTTCAGCCGCCCCGAGATATCGAGCCCCTGGCTCTCCCGCTCCAACCGCGAGCCCTTTCAACGCCACTTCCAGACTGCGAGCGAAGAGCTGGAAAGCCACACGCCCATCGGCGTCGAAGCGCCCCCACGTGAAAGCCTCCAGCCCAAGCGACAGGGTCAGGTGCTGGTAGAGCCCGCCATAGCTGACCGCATCCCAGCCGACCTCCACCTCTCCAAATGCGGACGAACCCTCTGGGAAACGAGCGTCCACGACCGGTACGCCCTCGGCTCCCGCCGCCTGGAAACGCGCCAGCTCGTAGTCAGCGCCGAAGAAGCCCTGGCGGAAGCCCCCACGTTGGAGCCGCGCCTCCAGCCGAAGCCGCAGGATGAGCTTCTCCGTGAGGACATCCGCTCCCACCCCGGCCACGACTCCCCACGCGCCCCGCTCTCCGGGACGGCCACCCCATCCCGCAACCACGTGAATCTCATAGTCAGGCCGCAGCAGCACTCCCGCCGTCGCGTCCAGGTGAGCCAGCGTCACCGATGGCGCACGGGTCTCCGCTTGCCCCCAGTCATGCACGGCGGACAATGCCAGCGTGTACCGGCCTTGGTCCTCCGGCTGACCGAAGAGGATGTGCTCCACGTCGAGGGACAGCTCCGCGCCCATCAACCGCGCCCCGAGGACATCCGAGGCGAAGACCTGTGTGTAGAGCGGACCGAGCGTGCCGGCGAAGGCGACTCCCGCCGGGTGGTAGTCGGGATTGGCGCGGTTGGAGTAACGGCGGACCAGGTGCCCGGAGAGAAGCGAATGCTCCTCGATGGCACCGAGCCAGATGCTCATGGGCGCATCGACAGAGCCCCACCGGAGGCCACGGACAAGCTGCCCCCAGTCAGAGAGCGAGTCCCAATCTTCGCGACGCACCAGTCCCTCGCCACCGCCCCACATCCAGAACCGCACGGGCGCCCCCATGTCGATGCCGAACTCTGGGCCACCATCGAGGAGGAATGTGGGCTCCACCTGGATGAAGCCTTCTTCGGCAGCTCCACCCTCTCGAGACAGCAGCATCCACGTCGTGGTCTCCACGCGCGTCAGGACGTGCCACCGCGAAGCCCCTGCGTCGGATGCCTCCCACGGAGGCTCCTCCGCCCAGCCCATCTCCGGTAGAGACAGCAGCAGCAACGCGGCCAGTCCGCTTCGCTTCATGCGCATACACGTCCCCAGTGAATGCCCTCACGCATTCACGCGAGGGCAATGGATGACCGGGCCGGCCCGACACAAAGGGCGGGCCACCGGACTTCAGTCGATGGGAGGCAAGGAACGACAGGCTCTCGAGCCGACGTGAGCAGAGATTACCCAGGACGTTATCAACAGATGAAGGACGCTCTACGTTGGACAGGGCGTCTGTCCTTGAAACGTCCTCAACACGTCATCCGGACAGAATTCTTTGAGGCCAGCGATTTCGTGCGGTCCACCCAGAACGTCACCTGGCCCCAGCGGACTTCGGACAAGGAACAACCAGGGCGCTCCCTCACTCCCTCGGGCGGGACAGGGCGAGAGACCTTCCGCTCCCATGCCCGTGCTTGCCGCCCTCGGCCCGCATGCGAACCGTTTCGGGGCGACATCACCGACACAAGGAGCGCAGCCGTGGACGTCATCGACCTGTTGATTCAACAGCACCGCGAAGTCGACGCCCTGTTCCTGGCGTTCCGCAACGCCCAGGACGACACGAGCCGCAAGGAGCTCTGCATCCAACTCGCCGAAGCGCTCATCCTCCACACCACCATCGAGGAGCGCTGGGTCTACCCCGCCGCCACCCGCGTGGTCGGCGATGAGAAGATTCAACACGCCGAGGAAGACCACCAGGAGATGTCCAGGCTCCTGGGCGACATCGTCCGCATGCGCGACGACATGAACGCCGTGAAGGCCAAGGTCGCTGCCCTGGAGAAAGTCGCGAAGCGACACATCGCCGACGAAGAGAAGAACATCCTCCCGCAGGTCGCCCGGAACGTCACCGAGAAGCAGCTGGGCATGTCCTGCAAGGACCTGGTCCGCGAGGCCTCCAAGATTCGCCACGCGGAGATGAAGGACTTCGGCGAACTCGCCCCGTAACCCCCAACGCCACCGCCCGTGCTCACCTCCCCCGAGCACGGGCGGCCCGGCCTACGTCGACTCCACCAGCGCCGCCTGCTGCGGCAGGGTGAACCAGAACGTGCTCCCCCGCCCCGGCGCGCTCACCACGCCCAGCTCCCCACCGTGGGCCTGGACAATCTCCTTCGCAATCGACAACCCCAACCCCGCGCCCCCCATCGGCGCCCCCGGCGCGCGATAGAACTTCTCGAAGATGCGCGCCTGCTGCTCCAGCGCGATGCCCTCCCCCGTGTCGTGGACCTCGAAGCGCACCCGCGTCCCCTCGCGAGCCACCCGCACCTCTACCTCTCCTCCCGCG from Myxococcus stipitatus carries:
- a CDS encoding serine/threonine-protein kinase yields the protein MESATQVTGSGPGLRESPFQSLAPGARISRYVVREKLGSGAMGVVYAADDPELGRRVALKMLRPEGGHRVRLQQRLLREAQALARLSHPNVVTLYDVGTHGDAIFLAMELIEGITLAEWIRQRHPWEEVLRVFLDAGKGLEAAHSAGLVHRDFKPANVLMGNDGRVFVTDFGIARTLHQEDDFAHESPVVEGLRPTDPLTHTGQILGTPAYLAPELVQGQRGDSRSDEFSYCVALHEALFGERPFQGSSMLELAEAARQGRMTAPKERGEVPPHVLSALRRGLSARPEDRFPTMRALLAALAPRPRRKHARLLAMLSVAGVVGALATYGMTEHRRKETCAREAEKSLVAWGPERREQVREAFMATGASSASRAWTEFAMSLDAYTAQWRALRTEACVAATGEQEPMARQTSACLDARLWQLAATTEMLRKADAQTVQSVRQYTSTLEGLSACRYTPGVSGRPQPPDGLRPRVDAVRNKLAQVRVHHLAHRLKEGLALSSTLVEEQQSIGYKPLEAEVRFAHARLLTFLGQEKEAVTFLYQALWAAESSRDDETAARAWVELIDVEGDKMLSRPDEVEKLVQHARAAVGRLGRERFPDITTDLHTRLAVLRRVQSQFAEAEREALQGLEFSRRYNGPDSLRTPNLMNDLGQIYSAQGRYEEALKYHQQSLELRERLLGSDNPALATSYNRIAGVTMGTGQRAVARQALSKALALQESSSAPETSTLATTLLNLGLLSRVEGRTEDARRQYERAQSILERIRGPDNIGVVYILTEKALLAHEQGQADQALELASEAVKRIERGQGKDTPDAVPPRVVQGLVHLKAHRYPEAGRELRDALALEEKGHGPEGKRMGFVLLPLARLALEARSHEEARTYCERARGIAEKTQGKESPEAADALSCLGEVHLAMGAASEALPLLERARSLQLKWGEPKDPKDAGRTAFLLARAYLETSTSPDRAKALAMADEARGQLASVGIRGREELQEVEAWRKREAAP
- a CDS encoding NUDIX hydrolase, translating into MTDGRSWEGNWKARLYERVRELGYDSLTAFAESRPTASLVELAEVLGKDDVAGVQVFSGLVAEAERSKRLTRLVRGQFVRELHAQFPNGWPSIVDDTNRFDIAQVLARWSGYTPVTHEERVRQARAALRAYPPPAGWRPLGPDDELLRTLLPDDES
- a CDS encoding DUF2380 domain-containing protein gives rise to the protein MRAEILVAAVLLLTTGCASVPRTVERGATLGYVPRVATFSEREESPRDERAHAIAGPEVRQRFWRHLGGGRNAAHGGPGTSSAAVGGGVPSPVPARQAVVDAIGGVTVSMDGVEGVFTALAERAPALGGWGLGGVFTRYVEQGSTQLTWLHGALGSATVLTDVASEVGDGDMESALLQMTGPKLQAAMFGTLLLATWVDFLQLADAVLRHCPMCSVEKLFVDLHRVQGLMEPTLKDLASLDPERVEAAAVSMPELMGRLSREFATLHAETRSTMKFGEKVIAAAQVLEMLTMISTLKMSLPRLPPAGPATLGVGLVMSSGGVMVGSRIVVSAEWVEMMRRLVQAGVISLPAVSAAVRIHGGQVLMAQAHQDLPEGVREALGDSPEVRGMRVTGRAGAGMSDAPKHHVLPKEHREWFEQRGFKGDMDIDQFCVRLEQSQHEAIHGGGNWKLGRMWPGEWNRMIMKVLRDAEAETGRVLTRSEIMKLVAGYLKEYDIPMRFTMGRSR
- a CDS encoding hemerythrin domain-containing protein, which codes for MDVIDLLIQQHREVDALFLAFRNAQDDTSRKELCIQLAEALILHTTIEERWVYPAATRVVGDEKIQHAEEDHQEMSRLLGDIVRMRDDMNAVKAKVAALEKVAKRHIADEEKNILPQVARNVTEKQLGMSCKDLVREASKIRHAEMKDFGELAP